A window of Candidatus Nitrosotenuis uzonensis genomic DNA:
AACATGTTGAGAATTCATTCAGATAATGCTTAAGTGATTTGAAATCCTATTGAATGCATGCAGATAAGCAAAGAGTTTTCAGATACTGTAGCTAGCCTGTTTAAGGGAAAGAATTTTGCGTTCGTTGCATCATTGATGAGCGATGGTGGACCACAAATAACACCTGTTTGGGTCGATTATGACGGTAAGTTCATTCTAATCAATACAGCGGAGGGAAGAACAAAACAAAGAAATTTTGAGCGGGATCCACGGGTTGCAGTGTCAGTAGTTGATCACGCAAATCCCTACAACATGGTAACCATTAGAGGAAGAATAGTTGAACAAACTACATCTGGTGCAGACGAGCACATAGACAAACTGGCTAAAAAATATCTTGGAGTGGATAAATATCCGTTCAGGTCTGCAAGCGAGAAAAGAGTCATACTAAAGATAAAGCCGGAAAAAGTGTTTCACATGTCCAATTGATGCACACATATCCTGCTAACTATTGCAGGTGTGCCTGAAATGATTCTGCAATATAGATTGGAAAAAATTGATGGATCAGTAGTCCAAGACTACTGCCGCATCATCTAGTATTTGTTGCATCTTTGGCATTTGAGGATGTTTGTCTATTTCAACACCTGGTAATAGGTCCGTGCTTTTCAGTCCTGCCATTGCAATACAATGCTCGCATGCTATCACTCTCCCCCCAGAATCAAGGAATTCTTGCAGGTTCTGATTTGCTGTCTTTAGATTGGCAGGAGGGTTCTTTGCCGCTAGCGCAACTCCGTCTACGTCAAGTAGAACCACAACTGTCTTTCCTGCAGCAAGTGTCGATTTTGCATGTTCTACTCCCATTGTAGCAGAGTGAAAGTCTGCCTCGCCTGCGGTGATATGTATCATCACCGTGCGTTTGTATGCGTCCACTTGTTGCATTGCTATTCCAGCTGTCGCAATCAGGGCTACAAGTATTGGTATTGCCCATTTTAGATTTTTTTGCATGTATGATAGTGTACTTTTAATAAAAAAATCAATTTGGTAGGTTCGTCGAATCTACCAGCTCATAATGCAAGAAAGATATCTTCTGCATGGCCAAGACTCTCATCAAATAGTTTTGAGAACTCTTTTTGGAATGTTTTTTTGAGCAATTCGATGTTTTTGACACGGTAGTATTCTTTTCCATTCTGCATGTATTTTTCTATTATTCCCTCATCTATGAGCTCGGAGAGATTCCACGATAAAGTTGATGGACTCTTGTCTATTTTCAGGGTAAGCTCCTTGAAGCTTGGTTTGCCTTCCACAATTATTTTAAAAAGTATCTGCTTTTTAGTTGGTTTTCTGATATTGCGGATTATTGGGTATTCCTCCTCAAGTACACTAGAATGGTAGTATCTTCTGTGCTTTGTTGCCTTTTGGGATTTTATTATTCCCTGTTTTTCCAGCTGGTTCAGATAATACGTTATTACGCCTGTTTCCATGCCAGTTTTTTTCATCAGACTGCTCAAGTTTATTCCAGGAGTTTCTTGAATCAGTTTTAATATTAGTTCTCTTCTTTGCACGTTTTATGATAGAATCATGAACTTAAAACATATTATGACGTTTCCCACAGTTCGATGAATTTACCAGATTCCTTTTTAGCAAATTTGACGTATTATTAGCCGAGATAAAATGTCCAAATACGAACAAGAAAAGAAAATGCCATGGATGTGGTATGTTGGATTGGTGCTAGGAGGATTGGCAGTCCTTCTTATGACTACCATTGCACCCGTTTGGCATTGGTTCCCAGTACAGATAACAGAGCAGGGAACTGTTCTGGCAGTAACTGAGAATGGATGCGTTATCAAGACACAAACGGTAAATCTGCCAGTTATACAGAAATGCGATGCGCAGCCAGGAGATGTGATAGAGGTAACCTATTACGCCCCATCAAAGGTAACGAGTGGGTACTACGAGCGCATGCAGGAAAAGGCAGTACTAGTCCAACCATAGATATTTTTTGCCAAGTTTTGAATAAACGCATGTTATTTGAAATTATCATATCAAGTATAGCAGGAATAAGGGAAAGCGGGTCTAGTGGTATCCACTCCACCAGCGGTTCAAATCTAGGATTCTAGATGGTCTTACGTCAGAATCAGCTTTAAATGTTTCCAAAAATTGGTCAAGTTGCTTATCCAGCTATAAATTTATTTAAATGAGAACGATTATCTAATTATTCTTATGGCAGAAGATATTCAATACATTAAAAGACAGATTAAGAAGGAGATGAATCATCTCCGAGATCTATATAGCAAGATAAACCGAATTGAAAGAAAGAAAGAACCTGAAAAAAACAGAATCAAGAAACTTGAGCAAGAGATAATGAGTAAAAATCCAAACATCGAAATTGATCGAGAGTTGTTGGCGCTAGTAGGTACCGAACCGTATAATCCTTCTTCTCAAGATAAGGAGCTGGTTAGACACATAGCGGCTCAACGTTATGGCTAATACAAGGCCCAACGTTTTTGTCGATGTAAACATCTTTGTTGATATTTCTGAAAAACGTCAAGGTTGGAATAACAGTCTTGAAGTGATAAGTGGTATTAGAAAAGGAAAATACAATGGTTACATTTCAGCATTCACGATCCCTATTCTGTACTTTCGCAGAATACGAATAGAGCCAGACAAGGAAGCAAGAGACAATGTGGAAATTCATCAAAGGTCATCATATAATTGAATTAACTGGATCTGTATTAGAGCAAGCTAAACAAGACATAAAATTCAGAGATTATGAAGATGCAATACAATATTACTCTGCAAAAACAAAATGTGATGTTATTGTTACCAGAAACAAGAAAGATTTCCCACATAAGGATGTCAAAGTCATGAACCCTGAAGACCTTTTGGATAGTTATGGATGATATGTTTTTGTTTGATTTCTCTTTCTGGAACATTAGATAAAGCGGGTCTAGTGGCGTACGCGGGGGCGGTCGGCGGCGGCGCGTCCTGTTAACCCTTTTATTTTTTTGTCAACTCTGTTTCCTGAGAGGAAGGAGGAAATTCCTTTTCGTATTTTTGGGTAATTTCAGCTA
This region includes:
- a CDS encoding PPOX class F420-dependent oxidoreductase, with the protein product MQISKEFSDTVASLFKGKNFAFVASLMSDGGPQITPVWVDYDGKFILINTAEGRTKQRNFERDPRVAVSVVDHANPYNMVTIRGRIVEQTTSGADEHIDKLAKKYLGVDKYPFRSASEKRVILKIKPEKVFHMSN
- a CDS encoding DsrE family protein, with the translated sequence MQKNLKWAIPILVALIATAGIAMQQVDAYKRTVMIHITAGEADFHSATMGVEHAKSTLAAGKTVVVLLDVDGVALAAKNPPANLKTANQNLQEFLDSGGRVIACEHCIAMAGLKSTDLLPGVEIDKHPQMPKMQQILDDAAVVLDY
- a CDS encoding winged helix-turn-helix transcriptional regulator, with translation MQRRELILKLIQETPGINLSSLMKKTGMETGVITYYLNQLEKQGIIKSQKATKHRRYYHSSVLEEEYPIIRNIRKPTKKQILFKIIVEGKPSFKELTLKIDKSPSTLSWNLSELIDEGIIEKYMQNGKEYYRVKNIELLKKTFQKEFSKLFDESLGHAEDIFLAL